In Reichenbachiella agarivorans, one genomic interval encodes:
- a CDS encoding sulfotransferase domain-containing protein has translation MNRIAKRIKLEIKLLLLNIIKHFKSFPRENSILIFSDPRGGSTWLAELLNHIPNSIIYWEPLAPNHNKYIRKINFGWRQHIPENANWQKANNAFDKILQLNPLNEWTTKRFNVSNYVDCKIPIIKFCRGNHLIHWLCNQYQFKYKPIVLLRHPFAVVASQLKQGGWDYTFDGFTIPNMSHNDTYLKNKEFLESLQSKEESLVAIWCITNRELQLPNSKWILCFYEDLLLNTSEAIEDILKEWKIEMPKNLYGNLHKASFTTVDLAEDSSQKQLAKWHHYFNDEMQLKLQRVLNHFEINIYSKDSLYPINRYKNV, from the coding sequence AATCAAACTTGAGATAAAACTCTTACTTCTCAATATTATCAAACACTTCAAGTCTTTTCCTCGTGAAAACTCTATCCTTATTTTCAGTGATCCAAGAGGAGGAAGTACATGGTTAGCAGAACTCCTCAATCATATCCCCAATTCTATTATCTATTGGGAACCACTAGCTCCGAATCACAACAAATACATTCGTAAAATAAACTTTGGATGGAGACAACACATTCCTGAAAATGCAAATTGGCAAAAGGCAAACAATGCATTTGATAAAATATTACAACTAAACCCTCTCAATGAGTGGACTACCAAGAGATTCAACGTCTCCAACTACGTAGATTGTAAAATACCTATCATTAAATTTTGTAGAGGAAACCATTTGATACATTGGTTGTGCAACCAATATCAGTTCAAGTACAAACCGATTGTGTTATTGAGGCATCCTTTTGCAGTAGTAGCTTCTCAACTAAAACAAGGGGGATGGGATTATACATTTGATGGCTTCACCATACCAAATATGTCTCACAACGATACTTATCTCAAAAACAAAGAGTTTTTAGAATCCTTACAATCAAAAGAAGAGAGCCTAGTCGCAATTTGGTGCATTACCAATAGAGAATTACAACTACCCAATAGCAAATGGATCCTCTGCTTTTATGAAGATCTACTATTGAATACCAGCGAAGCAATCGAAGATATTTTAAAAGAATGGAAAATAGAAATGCCAAAAAACCTATACGGCAATCTACATAAAGCGAGTTTTACGACTGTAGACCTGGCAGAAGACAGTTCTCAGAAACAATTAGCAAAGTGGCACCATTATTTTAATGATGAAATGCAGTTGAAATTACAACGCGTTTTAAACCACTTTGAGATCAATATTTACTCTAAAGATTCGTTGTATCCCATTAACAGATACAAGAATGTATAA